Below is a window of Bos indicus isolate NIAB-ARS_2022 breed Sahiwal x Tharparkar chromosome 19, NIAB-ARS_B.indTharparkar_mat_pri_1.0, whole genome shotgun sequence DNA.
ggggggcggggggaggggtggcGAGGTTGGAGGGGAAGGAGTCATCCATCACACATCAATAAAGAATTATGAACTGAACGCAGTCCTGGGATCCTGTGAACAGAGGGACGGCACAAAGACTATCATTCCTGAAACGTGCCCAGGAGCAGGAAACAGCAAacgggtggggggcgggggtagCTTTAGTTCGCAGGCCCAAGCATCCTTGAGTCTCCTGGCCTTCCCTTATCGCATTAGCCCGCTCTTCCTGGCCAGACCCCAGAGCTCTGTCCCTGACCCCAAAGGCACCTTCTCACCAATGGAGTGAAGGGGGCCCGGCCTCTGTCGCCTGCCCTGCTCCCCTTGGGGACCCAAGTCTTTTCTCTGACCCCAGCTTAAGAGGAACTCGGTGTTGCCAGGCCGGAGAGGGAAACAATGGGCCTTCCGGAGCAGGATGACACCCCGCCTCCTGCCACAATTCTGGAGCAGCTGCGTGGGAGGGAAGACAGAGGGGCCCATCCTAGGGCCTGTGGATCTGAGGTTCAGCCTGTTGCCCATCCTGACCTCGAATGTGAGAGAACCTTTGGCAGTTCTGGACATCCAGGTTGTGGAAGGAGGGCTGAGTGCTCCCGACCTCATATAAGCTTGCTCTAGGAATGGGATGTGCAATCCCTGCCCCAGCATcccagctacacacacacacaggttacgGTCAGTTACAGGTTTAATGAGGACTGAAAGGCATGTTCGACAGGGCTCAGAGATAGGGAGGCCCCGCCAGGCTCTCTCTTTGCACCTCAATAGAAACGATGTGGTGTCCAGGTACCATGGCCAGACCCAAGACACGGGGTTCCCCGGCAGAGAAGGAATCTGGAAAGAAGAGAGAGCATTAGGGAGGCAGGACAGGGTCGGCCACGCCCCCTCTGAGCCACAACTTCTAGCCCCAGAAAATAGGGTGTGCAGCCAGGcactttaggggaaatgcctCGCGTGAGGCTCCGCCGCATTCCCCGGTGGGTGTGCATTCCCTGAGCACTAACCCGACGGCTTGAGGAACTCCTGCGCCGAGCCCAGGATAACGTTGCAGTCACGGTCGGTGCAGAGGAAGCAACCGACCAGGGTCCGTCCATCTGTCATGCGAATGCGCATAGTCTTGTTGAGCAGCGCCTCCAGCTGCTGCCTAGCGCGCGCAGCCGGCGAGTCCTCCTCGCGCTCCCCGTCAGAGTCCTGTGCAGGGCGGGACATGCGCTCAGACCGCGCCGCCCAGCTGCAGCCTGTCTGCGGAACCACAGTTCCCGACAGCCTACGGGGCGCTCACACGAAGCCCAGAGGCTGCCGGGCCTGCAGTTCCCCTTCCGTTCCCCCATCTTGCTCCCCGACAGCCCCTCAATCCCAGAACCCGAGCTAACCCCGGCGCTGGAGCTGCTTTGACGCCGGCTGCAACAGCCATTTTCCTCTCGTAGCAGCATCGTTGGTCCAGCTCCGGCCATTCGTTCCCGGGCCTCCTCCAAGTCCGTCAACTTCCTAAGAACCTTTGAGTCCGGTGGTCTGAGATATCGCGAGCGCTCCCGACCTATTTTTTTTTCGCGAGATCACCTCTCCAGTTCTTCGTCTCTTCGGCAACTGCAGAGATCTCGCGAGCTTCTCCTACACCAATGCTGCGGCTCAAGGAGGCCAATTACGCCAGACGTATTAAGATATCGCGAGAATTTTTCAACTATCTAGCTTCTTACCGGTCTCACTGGAATTTAGCGACAATTTCATAATTACACTCCTCCCCTTCGTTTTTTTCCTCTGCCTCGCGAGATAGTCTGTCCTAAAGAGTCCCTGTAGCCCAGACCACTGAATAAGTTAAAACGGAGTGTGTTCTCTTTCTTCGGACATCCTGAGGACACAACTACTTGAACGCCGGGATCGGACTACGTTTCCCATGAGTACCCGCAGCCCACGCCCCTCTTTGCTTGTACAGCGTTTAATCTCAGAGGACGGTGGCCGGAAAGGAATAATGGTTTCCATGTCAGCGGATAAACGCACTCGCCTTAGCTACCGGACGAGGGAGGATGCAGTAGTGCGTGCGCGCTGAAAAGCAAGGAAGCAACTAAAGTCAGTGAGCAATAGAGCAAGAGCTATGCCAAGCCGGGGCCTAGTGGCCGGGCCAAACTTTGAGTATTTTCAACGTCGCTATTTCACGCCGGCCGAGGTGGCCCAACATAACCAGCCGGAAGACCTCTGGGTGTCTTACCTGGGAAACGTGTACAACCTAACCCCGTTGGCACAGGAGTACAAGGGTAAGGGCCACACTTTGGGCCAGCGTCGGGGGTGTGCTCGGGGGTGTTTGGTTCTTGGATGGCTAGCACTGACGGCGGCTGCTCCTTCCCAGGAGACTTGCTGTTGAAACCCATCGTGGAAGTGGCGGGCCAGGATATCAGCCACTGGTTTGATCCGAAAACCAGAGACGTGAGTTCTTCTGGAAACGGGCTGAAGGGAGGAGGCGCTGGAGGGTTGAAGAGGAAAAATAGAGGCCAACCAGAGCCCGAGATAGTGACTGCTCCCACCGTCCTCCTCTGCTTTAAAGATCCGCAAGCACATAGATCCGCTGACCGGTTCCCTGAGATACCGCACCCCCCGGGGCCGCTTTCTGCACGTGCCGCCTCAGCTACCCAGTTCGGACTGGGCCAATGATTTCGGGACGCCTTGGTGGCAAGGGTCGCGTTATGAGGTGGGGCGGCTGTCCTCCAAGACCCGGAATATCCGCATCATTAACACGCTCACGTCGCAAGAGCACACACTGGAGGTGAGAACTGGTGCCTGGGGGCAGGATAAAGGGAACTAAGAACCCCAGCAAAACTCCAAACAGCTCTGCAGGCCAGCAGCTCTCCACAGTCAATGGAAGCtgtgttttcttcccttttaggGGTAACAGAGGAAAGGTTACCTGGGTCCTGGGGGCTGGGAATTTGAGCGCAGGGCGACAGTTTGTACATCTTAGTGATGGTGGTCCCCAGAAGCTCTTTCTTGCTGAGTTTTTGTACAGCAGTTCCAAGTGCACTCTTAATAGTCTACTTTATTGTGGGGATGAGGTCAGGGCAGTGACGTTTGGGCCATCTGTTTATTAGAAGTGGCTGCCACAAAGGCAGATAGGACTCGGGGGCCATTCATTGCATGCTGGAGCTTCAAGTTTATTTCTGGGACCCTGGAGTGCCTTAAGCTGCTGTATCTGCCAAGGGAAACACTCTAACCCCGGCTCTGTCGCCTTTTGGGCTtctggcctgtgtgtgtgtgtgtgtgtgtgtgtgtgtgtgtgtgtgttccaccCAGAATTCTGGGGTGGGGTGCTTTCGTGTTCTCCAGGTGGGGGCCCTGGAATCGATGTGGGAAATACTACACCGCTATCTCCCCTATAATGCACATGCTGCCAGCTACACGTGGAAATATGATGGCAAGAATCTGAACATGGATTATACTCTGGAGGAGAATGGGATCCAGGATCAGCAGGAAGAATTTGATTATCTCAATATGGACAGTACACTTTACACACCTGCAGTACTGCTGTACTTCAATGATGACCTCACAGAACTATAGGATGGGAGGTGTATGCTCCTGTAGACTCAAGACAGATTTGGAATTTAGCGCTTTCTGTGCCCTGGAGGAaaagaggtggggatggggaggggccaTGCCTGGACCTAGACCTTCTTTCCACTCTGGGAGCTGGCATGAGGTTCCCATGCCCTACTGAAGTGTAAAGATCCTGTTCCTCAGGTTCATTAGCATTTACTCTGAGAAAGCTAGGGAGAATGCTAGAAGTGGATTCATTTTTAGGAAtgatacaagaaaataaagtatcttaGATCAGGGAGATGTAGAAGAAATAAAGTATCTTAGCTCAGGCAGAACTTTTCCATagtaagagaaagagaagttCTACACAGGGATGAGGGATGGAAGAACTTTTCTGGCAATGATGGAAATGGCATGGCTGCAGAAAGATGGAATTTACAAAGACAGGAAGAGGAGATGTCTGCCACTGGCCACACAAAACTGGTTAGTCTTTCTTCTGAATAGTATTTGCAGCTGAAACCgaagaggaagaggggaagtGAATGGTCACCAGGTAATTCAGGCCAAATATTATGCTATATATGCTCATTTAATATAACTACCCATAAGACAGATATCATTCCCACCGTTCTACAGATAAATCTTCTGAAGCTTAGCAAGAAGCTTAATTGCACAGAAGGTACACTAGTTCGCAACCAGAATGTAAATGCAGGTCTTCCCAATTCCAaagtccattttcttttcaatatgaAGAGAATATGTCAGTGTCCCAGCTTACTGCATAATGGGAACCTATAGGCCTATTGTGTAGTCAGCCATggtgtggtttttttgtttgttggagtTATTACCTCTGGAAGGGAGTTAGCAGAGTTCTCCTGTGGCAGAGAGGACACAGGGAAGGCTAAGTGTCAGCTAAATAACAGCTGTTGAGGCTACTTCATGGttaaacccacagcaaaccttTCCTGACTCTTCTGAGGCACAGAGGTGGGTATACACTGACTCCAGGAAAACGAGAATGGGAAAGGGCCACTGGATAGGCCACTTTGGATGCGGTACAAAAAGGAAGCATCAGCATGTATATATTCATGATGGGTCTGTGCCTCTGACAGGAAGGTGAGGAAGATGGGGTTGGCCTTGCCAGATGGTGACTCTGCAAGAAGGGGCTTGACAGGGGTGATGCAAAGAGAGAAGCTAAGTCAACTAA
It encodes the following:
- the CYB5D1 gene encoding cytochrome b5 domain-containing protein 1, with product MPSRGLVAGPNFEYFQRRYFTPAEVAQHNQPEDLWVSYLGNVYNLTPLAQEYKGDLLLKPIVEVAGQDISHWFDPKTRDIRKHIDPLTGSLRYRTPRGRFLHVPPQLPSSDWANDFGTPWWQGSRYEVGRLSSKTRNIRIINTLTSQEHTLEVGALESMWEILHRYLPYNAHAASYTWKYDGKNLNMDYTLEENGIQDQQEEFDYLNMDSTLYTPAVLLYFNDDLTEL
- the NAA38 gene encoding N-alpha-acetyltransferase 38, NatC auxiliary subunit, translating into MAGAGPTMLLREENGCCSRRQSSSSAGDSDGEREEDSPAARARQQLEALLNKTMRIRMTDGRTLVGCFLCTDRDCNVILGSAQEFLKPSDSFSAGEPRVLGLAMVPGHHIVSIEVQRESLAGPPYL